The following coding sequences are from one Shewanella eurypsychrophilus window:
- a CDS encoding parallel beta-helix domain-containing protein, whose product MFNKKPSWLIPTLVASAVALSMTACSSDDDDPVVEDDTGTVVPTPDPAPSFPEGAIMIEDGENLTIRIQEALINAQTNDVIVLPKGNFKIASTLLFDGDVDGDGMYAKNITIMGYGMDETVLDFSESVSGDGIFVQNAVNVIIQDLSVNEAKNNGIKLKNTNGIILRRLATVWEGELDEDNGAYGLYPVECENILIEDTYVRGSADAGIYVGQSQYIVVRNNIAKENVAGIEIENSKYADVYGNEAMGNTGGILVFDLPINNHRYGSSVRIFNNKIYDNNTQNFANASANPAGVHIVPPGTGMIILSTDDVEIFNNEITNHDTMAVTISSFFIAEPDMSAFVANYGQENQPIEDGWRPTPRNIYLHDNVITGYGEKPNGYLIDDIIKAYLFTHGKFPGVLYDGLGEMLSNNGTAAYLGLQEIPFAENGSDNICASDNGDVSFGRLYANDNTDMNIADVLYEEQQTDLLKCAQVSLPVHTVTFGDEIFGCGVDDDVEGCDGGNLIGGGGSIGEGEGGLVGDGDLSLCETTGSQVNWDALLGANCPNLSDYNLYADAKDPSTGANSGGLPYDMNTQLFTDYASKYRFVFVPEGKVADYSAQESMDFPVGTVISKTFALPNDTAQRGIENEDIIETRLLIRRATGWTALPYVYNSDKSDAVLAKAGAIQGKKVTHNGVELDFDYVVPSMNNCKQCHQFKADPSSPAVFVPIGPKARHLNKDYEYADGTMNQLMKWQEAGILKGVPDVTTIDTIPAYSDGDEIDLTALSDDALMKTAKGYLDVNCAHCHRPEGNASNTGLTLEYWRPYADGFAHGTCKSPVAYGGGELSYDVVPTAPDRSILHFRMETNQPGDRMPEIGRSLSHDEGVELVYEWIKRLPVATCSQ is encoded by the coding sequence ATGTTCAACAAGAAACCAAGTTGGTTAATCCCTACATTAGTGGCCAGTGCCGTTGCCCTAAGCATGACGGCTTGTTCATCTGATGATGACGATCCCGTGGTCGAAGATGATACCGGCACTGTAGTACCCACCCCAGATCCAGCACCAAGCTTTCCTGAAGGTGCCATCATGATTGAGGATGGAGAAAACCTTACCATCCGCATTCAGGAAGCATTAATCAACGCCCAGACTAATGATGTGATCGTTTTACCTAAAGGTAACTTCAAAATTGCTTCAACCCTTTTATTCGATGGTGATGTCGATGGCGACGGAATGTATGCCAAAAATATCACTATCATGGGATACGGTATGGATGAAACCGTACTGGATTTCTCTGAGTCTGTTTCAGGCGATGGTATTTTTGTACAGAATGCCGTTAACGTGATCATCCAAGATCTCTCGGTCAATGAAGCTAAAAATAATGGCATAAAACTAAAAAATACCAATGGCATTATTCTACGCAGATTAGCCACAGTGTGGGAAGGCGAGCTCGATGAAGATAATGGTGCTTACGGTCTTTACCCAGTTGAATGTGAAAATATCCTAATTGAAGACACCTATGTTCGAGGCAGCGCCGATGCGGGTATCTATGTCGGCCAATCTCAATATATTGTTGTTAGAAATAACATCGCTAAAGAAAATGTCGCCGGTATTGAAATAGAAAACTCAAAATATGCTGATGTTTACGGCAACGAAGCGATGGGAAATACCGGCGGTATTTTAGTCTTCGATCTGCCTATCAATAACCATAGGTACGGTTCTAGCGTACGTATTTTCAACAATAAAATTTACGACAATAATACCCAAAACTTTGCCAATGCCTCAGCCAACCCTGCTGGTGTGCACATTGTTCCACCAGGAACTGGGATGATCATTCTTTCAACCGATGATGTCGAGATTTTCAATAACGAAATCACTAACCACGACACCATGGCCGTCACCATCTCCAGCTTCTTTATTGCAGAGCCTGACATGAGTGCATTTGTTGCCAACTATGGTCAGGAAAACCAGCCTATTGAAGATGGCTGGAGACCCACTCCCCGTAATATCTACCTGCACGATAACGTCATTACCGGTTATGGGGAAAAGCCTAACGGCTACCTTATCGACGATATTATTAAGGCGTATCTATTTACCCACGGTAAGTTCCCTGGCGTGCTTTATGATGGCTTAGGTGAAATGCTATCAAATAACGGCACCGCAGCCTACTTAGGACTGCAGGAGATACCTTTTGCCGAGAATGGCAGTGACAATATCTGTGCCAGCGATAATGGCGATGTCTCTTTTGGTCGACTCTACGCCAACGATAACACCGATATGAACATTGCCGACGTGCTCTATGAAGAGCAACAAACCGATCTACTGAAATGTGCTCAGGTTAGTCTTCCCGTTCATACCGTCACGTTCGGTGATGAGATATTCGGTTGTGGCGTCGATGATGATGTCGAAGGCTGTGATGGTGGAAACCTGATCGGTGGCGGCGGAAGCATAGGCGAAGGCGAAGGTGGCCTAGTCGGTGATGGAGACCTTAGCTTATGTGAAACTACAGGCTCACAGGTAAATTGGGATGCACTCCTTGGCGCTAACTGCCCTAACCTCTCAGACTACAATCTCTATGCCGATGCTAAAGACCCATCGACAGGGGCTAACTCAGGTGGCCTACCTTACGACATGAATACTCAGTTATTTACTGATTACGCCAGTAAGTATCGCTTCGTATTTGTTCCGGAAGGAAAAGTAGCTGACTATTCAGCACAAGAGAGCATGGATTTTCCGGTCGGCACTGTGATCAGCAAAACCTTTGCCCTACCAAACGATACCGCTCAGCGGGGCATAGAAAACGAAGATATTATTGAAACCCGTCTGCTCATTAGGCGCGCTACTGGCTGGACTGCACTGCCTTATGTCTACAACTCTGATAAGTCAGATGCTGTATTGGCAAAAGCCGGCGCAATTCAAGGCAAGAAGGTCACTCATAACGGTGTTGAGCTCGATTTTGATTATGTTGTTCCTAGCATGAATAACTGTAAGCAATGTCATCAGTTTAAAGCCGACCCAAGTAGCCCTGCGGTATTTGTGCCTATTGGTCCTAAAGCACGTCATCTGAATAAAGATTACGAGTATGCCGATGGAACAATGAATCAGCTAATGAAGTGGCAAGAGGCTGGAATACTGAAGGGAGTGCCGGATGTGACGACTATCGACACCATACCTGCATATTCAGATGGTGACGAGATAGACCTAACAGCACTTAGTGATGATGCACTAATGAAAACAGCTAAAGGCTATTTAGACGTCAACTGCGCCCATTGTCATCGTCCCGAAGGTAATGCTTCAAATACCGGCCTGACCCTTGAATATTGGAGACCGTACGCAGATGGTTTCGCTCACGGTACCTGTAAGTCACCCGTCGCATATGGCGGTGGCGAACTGAGCTATGATGTGGTGCCAACAGCACCTGATCGCTCAATTCTTCACTTCAGAATGGAGACGAACCAGCCAGGTGACCGTATGCCTGAGATTGGTCGTAGCTTATCTCACGACGAAGGTGTTGAGCTCGTTTATGAATGGATTAAGAGGCTACCAGTAGCAACTTGTTCACAGTAA
- a CDS encoding SO2930 family diheme c-type cytochrome encodes MRNLTLFLCSLCLISACGGSDETSSTPEQPVTDIPATTPPSTSPTSSCDLTTSRVNWEALMTEECETLSSYGLFIDPATPTSGPVNPGIEYTLSTQLFTNYANKHRFLFIPEGEQAQFHASEAFEFPVGTVLTKTFSMPYDTQVNTAENETLIETRLLIKRETGWTTLVYLWRDGVARLNLTGSDIPHTLNNQGQVETFDYHVPSRVECKLCHQLNRDGQSTISPIGLKAHLLNHDIDYNGTMTNQLMLWKSLSLLSGLPAVNEITHAPYLFDNSADLTQRVKGYLDINCAHCHRAEGFASISGLRLGFNIDHTSYQYGVCKQPPGWDGGAKGLSYDIVPGDGEHSILAYRQELSGPKDRMPPLGRSLTHTEAVEIIKQWIDTLPPSLGDCQ; translated from the coding sequence ATGCGTAACCTAACTCTTTTTTTATGTTCTCTGTGTTTGATATCAGCCTGTGGCGGATCAGATGAAACATCAAGTACTCCCGAGCAACCTGTCACTGACATTCCGGCGACTACGCCACCAAGCACAAGTCCCACTTCCAGTTGCGACCTAACAACAAGCCGTGTTAACTGGGAAGCATTAATGACCGAGGAATGTGAAACGCTATCCAGTTACGGTTTATTTATCGATCCAGCGACACCGACCTCAGGTCCAGTCAACCCAGGCATCGAATATACGTTATCAACTCAACTATTTACTAATTACGCCAACAAACATAGATTCCTGTTCATTCCTGAAGGTGAACAAGCACAATTTCATGCCAGTGAAGCCTTTGAATTTCCTGTAGGAACCGTGTTAACCAAAACATTTTCAATGCCCTATGATACACAAGTTAATACTGCCGAAAATGAAACCCTTATCGAGACCCGATTATTAATAAAAAGAGAGACAGGCTGGACAACCCTAGTCTATTTATGGCGAGATGGCGTAGCGCGATTAAACTTAACTGGCAGTGATATTCCCCATACCCTCAATAACCAAGGTCAAGTTGAAACCTTTGATTATCATGTGCCCAGCCGCGTCGAATGTAAGTTATGTCATCAATTAAACCGTGATGGTCAAAGCACTATCAGCCCTATTGGCCTCAAAGCCCATCTGCTTAATCATGATATCGACTATAACGGCACCATGACTAATCAACTCATGCTTTGGAAGTCTCTGTCTCTTTTATCTGGTTTACCGGCTGTTAATGAGATCACTCATGCCCCCTACCTGTTTGATAACAGTGCTGATTTAACACAAAGAGTAAAAGGTTACCTGGATATTAATTGTGCCCATTGTCATCGAGCCGAGGGGTTTGCCAGTATTTCCGGTTTAAGACTGGGGTTTAATATTGATCATACCAGTTATCAATACGGTGTCTGTAAACAACCACCTGGCTGGGACGGCGGCGCTAAAGGGCTATCTTACGATATTGTACCGGGAGATGGAGAGCATTCAATATTGGCATACAGGCAAGAACTCAGTGGGCCCAAAGACAGGATGCCCCCCTTAGGCCGCAGCCTAACTCATACAGAAGCAGTAGAGATCATAAAACAGTGGATAGATACTCTGCCGCCATCCTTAGGTGACTGCCAATGA
- a CDS encoding AraC family transcriptional regulator — MKQAQSYKPNMMVGDQSYPAYQLRNVLNYLRQHYGQEVVELLCSQIGVGVKEIEHQQVIYVWQADFAMEFLQTYTQDAEIGAKVGHQYSVTDLDFLLSFFSRCETIGDCLQFVLSHPELVGSFTDTLVSNEAGKLHVRWLNTGRINAKRYSCQFQHSVCGLLTIGKELAGLPILADQIFLSDAERNTDFLASITGAEVHFGAEFNEWTINHKFLSLPVTYAFETKTTRTHANQQTSYIQTLLEALRHSFPECPNMDEMAIKHNISARTLRRKISQAGTSYQKLVDQVRCQAAIGLILSGEKSIDEIAEVMGYGEVSHFRQSFKHWLGHPPGHFLRLNEKLA, encoded by the coding sequence ATGAAGCAGGCTCAGAGCTATAAACCAAATATGATGGTGGGGGATCAATCTTACCCGGCCTATCAACTACGAAATGTACTGAATTATCTGCGCCAGCATTATGGTCAAGAGGTGGTTGAGCTCTTATGTTCTCAAATTGGTGTCGGTGTTAAAGAGATTGAACATCAACAAGTTATTTATGTATGGCAAGCTGATTTTGCCATGGAATTTTTACAAACCTATACCCAAGATGCTGAAATCGGGGCTAAAGTTGGTCACCAGTATAGTGTGACAGATTTAGATTTCTTGCTGAGTTTCTTTAGTCGCTGTGAAACGATTGGTGACTGTTTGCAGTTTGTCTTGTCTCATCCTGAGCTCGTGGGTAGCTTTACCGATACCTTGGTCAGTAATGAAGCCGGCAAACTTCATGTTCGCTGGCTTAATACGGGGAGAATTAATGCTAAGCGTTACTCCTGTCAATTTCAGCACAGTGTGTGCGGTTTACTGACAATCGGTAAAGAGTTGGCGGGTTTGCCTATTTTAGCGGATCAAATATTCTTGTCTGATGCTGAAAGAAATACAGACTTTTTAGCTTCTATCACTGGGGCTGAAGTGCATTTTGGTGCGGAATTTAATGAGTGGACTATTAATCACAAATTTCTGTCTCTCCCGGTCACTTATGCTTTTGAAACGAAGACAACACGCACTCATGCTAATCAACAGACATCCTATATTCAGACATTACTCGAAGCGTTACGACACTCTTTCCCTGAATGCCCTAATATGGATGAGATGGCGATAAAGCACAATATCAGTGCCAGAACACTAAGACGTAAAATATCTCAAGCGGGTACCAGCTATCAAAAGCTAGTCGATCAGGTACGTTGCCAAGCTGCCATTGGTTTAATCTTATCGGGTGAGAAGAGTATTGATGAAATAGCAGAAGTCATGGGCTATGGAGAGGTGAGCCATTTCAGACAAAGCTTTAAACATTGGCTAGGTCATCCGCCCGGGCATTTCTTACGTTTAAATGAGAAGCTTGCTTAA
- a CDS encoding TonB-dependent receptor plug domain-containing protein, with amino-acid sequence MNSLTLTAKAVRVGLLAAATSTVAFSGVVFAEEQDEKVERIQVTGSRIQRTDMETASPVTVIDASAIKAAGATSIDEVLQKMTATGGAMTNPGINNGSQGNASINLRGLGSQRTLVLVNNRRMVNSGTGAASTVDLNTIPVSMIKRIEVLKDGASSVYGSDAIAGVVNIILKDDFEGFEANVQTGVSGEGDATETSFDLTMGGSFDRGNVVMGLQYMDRGEASMADRDSTQCDYAERKNANGDIELYCGGSSYTPGGHIWGPEGRDSLQGSLDGSWHEFTDDDKYNYNASSYLYTPMQRMNFTALGNYELTDSITLFSEAMYSKRWSEQQMAPQPIWTDTFTYTEAMGDSLIEHGYEYGDELDYGRRMADVGNREFSQVVDTVRVVVGLDGMLDNGWVWDTSINYGRNDSVDRLANLINMGSVNTGIEEGTFNPLDQASWSQENMNEYLYTELNSGGSEMFIISANLSGEITELPAGYLGFATGLEHRTEKAWFIPDSLTSQGMANDPKVEPTGGDYDVSEAYIELAIPLLSGLPFAEQVDLSAAMRYFDYSTFGNDSTWKLGLTWRVTDDLMLRSVASTAFRAPSVDELYSGKSPSFDQVEHPVGQDQAEVTRGGNPNLTPEEAETFTAGFVYSPSWFDGFSLTADYYDISITNSIALVDSQYIVDQCMDAQGNPINTDTSLCQSADIQMGGGNRIIFNNQLQNIGAENTSGIDINLAYGFDALGLAWKAGLDTTILLENESIILGESIDYAGLITSGSGGFAEYKSNFDLGVEGDIWGANYQARYISGMDSYACQSEPSKCYAPSTDSIIYHDVSASYFISNAWTISAGVNNLLDEEAPYYTGNNDANTDPYTYDTLGRYFYLQASVKL; translated from the coding sequence ATGAACTCTTTGACCTTAACAGCAAAAGCAGTACGAGTAGGCTTATTAGCCGCGGCAACATCTACGGTTGCATTTTCTGGTGTAGTATTTGCTGAAGAACAAGACGAGAAAGTTGAACGTATTCAAGTAACAGGTTCACGTATTCAAAGAACGGATATGGAAACAGCAAGTCCTGTTACAGTTATTGATGCAAGCGCAATTAAAGCTGCTGGTGCAACCTCTATCGATGAGGTGCTCCAAAAAATGACTGCTACAGGCGGAGCAATGACTAACCCTGGAATAAATAACGGCTCACAGGGTAATGCTTCAATTAATTTAAGGGGTTTGGGTTCTCAACGTACTTTAGTATTGGTTAACAACCGTCGAATGGTCAATTCTGGAACTGGTGCAGCCTCTACAGTCGATTTAAACACCATTCCAGTGTCCATGATTAAACGAATCGAAGTTCTAAAAGATGGTGCTTCATCTGTATATGGTTCAGATGCTATAGCAGGCGTTGTTAACATTATCCTGAAAGATGATTTCGAAGGTTTTGAAGCCAACGTGCAAACAGGTGTCTCTGGAGAAGGTGATGCCACCGAAACAAGTTTTGATTTAACTATGGGTGGCAGTTTCGACCGAGGTAACGTCGTTATGGGACTGCAGTACATGGACCGTGGTGAAGCGAGTATGGCTGATCGTGACTCCACTCAATGTGATTATGCAGAACGTAAGAATGCAAATGGCGATATCGAGCTTTATTGTGGTGGTAGCTCATATACTCCTGGTGGACATATTTGGGGACCAGAGGGAAGAGATTCTCTACAAGGTAGCTTAGACGGTAGTTGGCATGAATTTACAGATGACGATAAGTATAACTACAACGCTTCAAGTTACCTATATACTCCAATGCAGCGTATGAATTTTACTGCACTGGGCAATTATGAACTTACTGACTCTATCACTTTGTTTAGTGAGGCCATGTATTCCAAAAGGTGGTCAGAACAGCAAATGGCTCCACAGCCAATATGGACAGACACTTTTACTTATACAGAAGCAATGGGTGATAGCCTGATTGAGCATGGATATGAATACGGTGATGAGCTTGACTATGGCCGTCGAATGGCCGATGTTGGCAATCGCGAGTTTTCTCAAGTTGTTGATACTGTTCGTGTTGTTGTTGGTTTGGATGGGATGTTGGACAATGGCTGGGTATGGGATACTTCAATCAACTATGGTCGAAATGACTCTGTTGATCGTCTAGCTAACTTGATTAACATGGGCTCTGTTAATACCGGTATTGAAGAAGGGACCTTCAACCCTTTAGATCAAGCTTCTTGGTCGCAAGAAAACATGAATGAGTATCTCTATACTGAACTTAATTCTGGTGGTAGTGAAATGTTCATCATTTCGGCTAACTTGTCAGGGGAAATTACTGAGTTACCTGCTGGTTATTTAGGTTTTGCTACAGGTCTTGAGCACCGTACTGAAAAAGCATGGTTTATTCCTGACTCATTAACTTCTCAAGGTATGGCAAATGACCCAAAGGTTGAGCCAACAGGTGGCGATTATGATGTAAGTGAAGCATATATTGAATTAGCAATTCCTTTACTCTCAGGTCTTCCTTTTGCAGAACAAGTCGATCTGAGTGCAGCCATGAGATATTTTGACTACAGCACTTTCGGTAATGATAGTACTTGGAAACTTGGTCTAACATGGCGTGTAACTGATGACCTAATGCTTAGAAGTGTTGCATCAACAGCATTCAGAGCACCGTCAGTAGATGAGCTATATTCGGGTAAATCACCATCTTTTGACCAAGTTGAACATCCTGTTGGCCAAGACCAAGCGGAAGTAACACGTGGTGGTAACCCTAACTTGACTCCTGAGGAAGCTGAAACATTTACTGCAGGTTTTGTTTACTCACCTTCATGGTTTGATGGCTTTTCACTCACTGCCGATTACTATGATATTTCAATTACTAACTCTATAGCTCTTGTTGATTCTCAATATATTGTAGATCAGTGTATGGATGCTCAGGGTAATCCTATTAATACAGACACGAGCTTATGTCAATCTGCTGATATTCAGATGGGTGGTGGTAATCGTATTATCTTTAATAATCAGCTGCAAAATATCGGAGCTGAAAACACCTCAGGTATTGATATTAATCTAGCTTATGGTTTCGATGCACTTGGTTTGGCTTGGAAAGCAGGTCTAGATACTACAATTTTACTTGAAAATGAATCAATAATTCTTGGTGAGTCAATTGACTATGCAGGCTTAATCACCTCAGGTAGTGGTGGTTTTGCTGAGTATAAATCAAACTTTGATTTAGGTGTAGAAGGTGATATCTGGGGGGCAAACTATCAAGCACGCTACATTTCAGGAATGGACAGCTATGCTTGCCAAAGTGAGCCATCTAAATGTTATGCTCCATCAACAGATAGCATTATTTACCATGATGTTTCAGCTTCTTATTTCATATCAAATGCTTGGACTATTTCTGCTGGTGTAAACAACTTATTGGATGAGGAAGCACCTTATTACACTGGTAATAACGATGCGAATACAGATCCATATACCTATGATACTTTGGGCCGTTACTTCTATCTACAAGCGAGTGTAAAGCTATAA